The genomic window TCTTTCTGGTGTCCAATAGTCAACCTTCATACCATTAAAAGTTCTAGTAGGAACATCTGCCCAAGACCATCCGTGGAAATTACTTTTATACATGTTTCCTTGGCTGATGTTTACAAATACAGAGAAGTCGAAATTTTTGTAATTCAACGTATTGGTAATACCTCCAGTCCATTTTGGACTAACTTGTCCTATTACTTTTCTATCTACAGTCGTAATTTTACCATCTCCATTCACATCGGTTACTCTTACTTGACCTGGACGTTGACCGAAAGTAGCTGCTTCAGCTGCCTCTTCTAAATGCCAGATACCATCAAACTCATAATCATAAACAGCTCCTAAAGGTTCTCCTACTCTGTGGATCAAATTGGTTCCACCAATACCATAAGTAATTTCAGTTACGCCACCATATAATTTTGTTAACTCATTTTTATTAGAAGCAAAATTGAAATTAGTGGTCCATTTGAAATCCCCTTTGTCAAAGTTCACAGTGTTTAATCCTATCTCGATTCCTTTATTTGTGGACTCTCCAATATTGTTAAATGTTCCTGGATAACCAGAAGTGGTTGGCAAAGGCATAAAGAATATGATGTCTGAATTTTTTCTATTATACACATCTATCGAACCCGTAATTTTGTTGTTTAAAAATCCAAAATCAAAACCTAAATTCAATTCTGTGGTTCTTTCCCAAGTAAGATTTTCATTCGCCAAACCTGTCAAATAAGCTGTTGCTATTGCTGAATCTCCAATATTGGTTGCGCTAGCACCTAATAATGATTGTGATTGTAGCGGTGTTAATCCACCACCTTGACCATTATTACCTGTTTGTCCATAACTCAATCTCAATTTAGCATTGGTAAACAATTTTTGCTTTTGCATAAAACTTTCGTCCATCATTTTCCAAGCAAAAGCTGCCGATGGGAAAAATGCCCATTTGTTCTTTTCTGATAATACAGATGATCCATCATAACGACCCGTTACAGTGAACATGTATTTATCCATCAAACCATAGTTTAATCTTCCGGTGTAAGATTCCAAAGTTTGTTTGGTCAAATCACTGTTTAGAGCAGTAATATTAGTTCCTGCATCTAAATTATAAAACTCAAAGGCATCGGTAGTAAAATTTCTAACCGTATTGTTGTAACCTTCTTTGCGTTCCATAAATCTTGAGATTACTGCCATCGCATCTAGAGCATGGATCCCTTTGGTAAATTTATAATTGAAGATGTTATCCCAAGCATAAGAAAAATAATTGGCATTGTTTACTGTAGCAGTACGAAGTGATGGTTGTGCTACTACATCTTTAGAGTACAATCCACGGTATTCACCATATCTTGAAAATTTAATATTTGGCGAAAATTTAGACGTAATAGTCAACGCTTCGATAGGCTTAATTTGCACGGCAATGTCTCCAAGAAATTGCAAATATCTCGTTTCTCTTACTTGATTGTCGGCCTCAAATAATGGATTGGTAATTTGAGTTTCCTTTGTTGTTGGAAAAAAACGCAACGATCCATCGTCATTATAAGCACGACCAATCGGTTTTAATCTGTAAGCACTTCTAAAGGCTTCCCAACTACCTGTGTTTTGCAAAGCATTTGTTATATAATTGCTCACACTCAAGTTCAACCATTTGGTAAGATCACTTTTCAAACTTCCTCTGATGTTGTATCGGTTGAAGTCTTCTCCTTCTATGGTTCCTTCATCTTTGGTATAAGCCAAACCTAAACCATAAGTAGTTTTATCCGTTCCTCCGCTCAAATTAAGGGTATGATTGGTTTGCATACCGTTTTTAAGTAACAAACCTACCCAGTCTGTACTTACTCCATCGGCAACATTTTGCAATTCTTCAGCATCTAAATAATTAGACAACACAACATCACTGGCTCTGTAATTCAGATTTCCTGTTGGTTTTATAAACTCATTACCTACTACAACATCTTTTAGAAAGGTAATATATTCTGAACCATTCCAAATTTCTGGCAAATGATACGCTTGTTTGAAACCT from Flavobacterium eburneipallidum includes these protein-coding regions:
- a CDS encoding SusC/RagA family TonB-linked outer membrane protein is translated as MVKLKLLLLAFFMGFSINSWSQKKTVTGVVTDQDKISLPGVNVVIKGTNSGVSTDIDGKYQISASTGDVLVFSFAGYKTVEVPYKGGANLNVSINEENQLLKEVVVIGYGKVKRADVTGSVSSVRAEQIEQANKVDAISALQGQAAGVVVQRTNNKPGDGGFNIRIRGASSISTNATVSGGGANPGQNPLFIVDGIFVDDISFLNPADISRMDILKDASATAIYGSRGSNGVVIVETKRGKKGDLRVEYSNYVGFKQAYHLPEIWNGSEYITFLKDVVVGNEFIKPTGNLNYRASDVVLSNYLDAEELQNVADGVSTDWVGLLLKNGMQTNHTLNLSGGTDKTTYGLGLAYTKDEGTIEGEDFNRYNIRGSLKSDLTKWLNLSVSNYITNALQNTGSWEAFRSAYRLKPIGRAYNDDGSLRFFPTTKETQITNPLFEADNQVRETRYLQFLGDIAVQIKPIEALTITSKFSPNIKFSRYGEYRGLYSKDVVAQPSLRTATVNNANYFSYAWDNIFNYKFTKGIHALDAMAVISRFMERKEGYNNTVRNFTTDAFEFYNLDAGTNITALNSDLTKQTLESYTGRLNYGLMDKYMFTVTGRYDGSSVLSEKNKWAFFPSAAFAWKMMDESFMQKQKLFTNAKLRLSYGQTGNNGQGGGLTPLQSQSLLGASATNIGDSAIATAYLTGLANENLTWERTTELNLGFDFGFLNNKITGSIDVYNRKNSDIIFFMPLPTTSGYPGTFNNIGESTNKGIEIGLNTVNFDKGDFKWTTNFNFASNKNELTKLYGGVTEITYGIGGTNLIHRVGEPLGAVYDYEFDGIWHLEEAAEAATFGQRPGQVRVTDVNGDGKITTVDRKVIGQVSPKWTGGITNTLNYKNFDFSVFVNISQGNMYKSNFHGWSWADVPTRTFNGMKVDYWTPERQSDEWHQPGNGGVYANAEYYKDVSFVKVGFMTLGYKIPATILEKLKIASLRVYGTVQNPFVFTKYDGWDPENAGRDQFGGSFSSRTFMTGLNISF